A portion of the Cellulophaga algicola DSM 14237 genome contains these proteins:
- a CDS encoding lysophospholipid acyltransferase family protein: protein MKKIGYLVVRFFIGMFLWFYFKKITHHGLANIPKDKPVIFLPNHQNAFLDTILVGTNCKRSPYFLTRSDVFKNFILKSIFSFCKMIPIYRIRDGIASLKNNQETFDYCSNLLAKNGALVVFPEANHNLNRRVRPLSKGFTRIILNALEVNPALDIQLVPVGLNYQAADKFPDSASIYYGTPISVRQFFNPKDKNASMQEIKNQVFKSLTTLTTHIPDDLRYDFTIQKLAAFGADYTKPKEVNEKLLYLSSISKLPETITEANVFDVLKKWIYNILNFPVLLIWNQFIQSKIKEVAFLSTFRFAYAVLVYPIYYGLIIGISYLFNLDLITGILISLMVFIYNLFYTKTS, encoded by the coding sequence TTGAAAAAAATAGGATACTTAGTCGTTCGATTCTTTATAGGAATGTTTTTATGGTTTTATTTTAAAAAAATTACGCATCATGGCTTGGCTAATATTCCAAAAGATAAGCCTGTTATTTTTCTTCCGAACCATCAAAATGCTTTTTTAGACACTATTTTGGTGGGTACCAATTGTAAGCGTAGTCCTTATTTTTTAACACGGTCTGATGTTTTTAAAAATTTTATTTTAAAAAGCATTTTTTCTTTTTGTAAAATGATTCCGATTTATAGGATTAGAGATGGAATTGCTTCTTTGAAAAATAATCAAGAAACTTTTGATTATTGCTCAAATTTATTAGCTAAAAATGGCGCATTAGTTGTATTTCCGGAAGCAAATCATAATTTAAATCGGCGTGTTAGGCCCTTAAGTAAAGGATTTACACGTATTATTTTAAATGCTTTAGAGGTTAATCCAGCATTGGATATTCAATTAGTACCTGTAGGGTTAAATTATCAAGCTGCAGATAAATTTCCAGACAGTGCATCCATATATTATGGAACTCCAATTTCTGTGAGGCAATTTTTTAATCCTAAAGATAAAAATGCTTCAATGCAGGAAATTAAAAACCAAGTTTTTAAATCATTAACCACACTTACTACACATATTCCAGATGATTTAAGGTATGATTTTACAATTCAGAAGTTAGCTGCATTTGGAGCAGATTATACAAAACCAAAAGAAGTAAATGAAAAATTACTTTATTTATCTTCGATATCAAAACTACCAGAAACAATTACGGAAGCTAATGTTTTTGACGTTTTAAAGAAATGGATATACAACATTCTTAATTTTCCAGTACTATTAATTTGGAATCAATTTATACAATCTAAAATAAAAGAAGTAGCATTTTTAAGCACCTTTAGGTTTGCTTATGCTGTACTTGTTTATCCAATATATTACGGACTTATTATAGGTATATCTTATCTCTTTAATTTAGATTTAATAACAGGTATTTTGATTTCTTTAATGGTATTTATTTATAATCTGTTCTATACCAAAACAAGTTAA
- a CDS encoding bile acid:sodium symporter family protein: MTENSVDSIHINFSEPSLWILNIALALVMFGISLEISLTDFKDVIKKPKAIFVGVFSQFILLPLVTFLLIFIIKPYPSIAMGMFMVAACPGGNISNFIAHLAKGNSALSVSLTAIATLLAVLMTPLNLEFWSSLYDPTALLLKDVSIAPRAMMKLVFLLLGVPLVLGMIVNYFKPKIAKRIAKVLKIVSLLFFIILIFLALYKNRIIFLDYIFYVFGIVVLHNLIAFITGFSIAKLFRLSVENTRTITIETGIQNSGLGLLLIFTFFDGLGGMALLAAFWGIWHLISGLILAGFWHSKKIIRKEEIA; encoded by the coding sequence TTGACGGAAAACAGTGTAGATAGTATTCATATAAACTTTAGCGAACCATCGTTATGGATTTTAAATATTGCTTTAGCTCTGGTAATGTTTGGAATCTCTCTTGAGATATCTCTAACCGATTTTAAAGACGTTATTAAAAAACCAAAAGCTATTTTTGTCGGAGTTTTTAGTCAATTTATTCTTCTGCCTCTCGTGACATTCCTATTAATCTTCATTATAAAACCATACCCTAGTATCGCTATGGGAATGTTTATGGTGGCAGCATGTCCTGGAGGGAATATTTCTAATTTTATTGCACATCTAGCGAAAGGTAATTCGGCACTATCTGTTTCTTTAACAGCAATAGCAACTTTATTAGCTGTTTTGATGACGCCATTAAATCTTGAATTTTGGAGTTCATTATATGATCCTACAGCATTACTTTTAAAAGACGTTTCCATAGCACCAAGAGCAATGATGAAATTGGTTTTTCTATTATTGGGGGTACCTTTGGTCTTAGGAATGATAGTAAATTATTTTAAACCAAAAATTGCAAAAAGAATAGCTAAAGTCTTAAAAATAGTATCACTTTTGTTTTTTATAATATTAATCTTCTTAGCACTGTATAAAAACCGAATTATATTTTTAGACTATATTTTTTACGTTTTTGGGATTGTGGTTCTCCATAATTTAATAGCATTTATTACAGGTTTTTCTATAGCAAAATTGTTTAGATTATCCGTAGAAAATACGAGAACTATAACCATAGAAACTGGAATTCAGAATTCAGGACTGGGGTTGTTATTAATATTTACTTTTTTTGATGGTTTAGGCGGTATGGCTTTATTAGCTGCTTTTTGGGGAATCTGGCATTTAATCTCTGGATTAATCCTGGCTGGTTTTTGGCATTCAAAAAAAATAATAAGAAAAGAAGAAATAGCTTGA
- a CDS encoding tRNA-binding protein: protein MINWSDFSKIDMRVGTIISVNDFPEVRNPAYKLEIDFGTELGIRKTSAQITTVYKKEELLGRQIVAVINFPKKQIANFMSECLVLGAVDKKDVTLLHPGLKVANGLKIS from the coding sequence ATGATAAATTGGTCTGATTTTTCTAAAATAGATATGCGCGTAGGAACTATAATTTCTGTAAATGATTTTCCGGAAGTTAGAAATCCTGCCTATAAACTAGAAATTGATTTTGGAACTGAATTAGGTATCAGGAAAACATCTGCCCAGATCACAACGGTATATAAAAAAGAAGAACTTTTAGGAAGACAAATAGTCGCTGTGATTAATTTCCCGAAAAAACAGATAGCAAATTTCATGAGTGAATGCTTAGTATTAGGCGCTGTTGATAAGAAAGATGTTACCTTACTTCATCCAGGATTGAAAGTAGCAAACGGACTTAAGATATCATAA
- a CDS encoding YfiT family bacillithiol transferase — MTELQLEQLKYPIGKFTCPDTITEQQLKLWILELQLLPERINSLVSTLTSEQLETPYRPGGWTLRQLIHHIADSHHHSYTRFKWALTEDEPLIKAYEEKDWSALFDARTAPIALSLTYLVALHAKLVYMLKGLPASDLKKVYLHPEGKTRVSVAENVGKYAWHGNHHLAQIKGLINRMNW; from the coding sequence ATGACGGAGCTACAATTAGAACAACTTAAGTATCCTATTGGGAAATTTACTTGCCCTGATACGATTACTGAGCAACAACTGAAATTATGGATTTTAGAGCTACAGTTGCTACCCGAACGAATTAACTCTTTAGTAAGCACACTTACTTCTGAGCAATTAGAAACGCCGTATAGACCTGGTGGTTGGACGCTTAGGCAATTAATACATCACATCGCAGATAGCCACCATCATAGTTATACTCGTTTTAAATGGGCTTTAACAGAAGATGAGCCATTGATAAAAGCTTATGAAGAGAAAGATTGGAGCGCTCTTTTTGATGCACGAACAGCGCCTATAGCGTTATCTCTTACTTATCTAGTTGCGCTACATGCTAAATTAGTGTACATGCTTAAAGGGTTACCTGCTTCAGATCTTAAGAAAGTGTACTTGCATCCAGAAGGTAAGACTCGAGTTTCTGTTGCAGAAAATGTGGGTAAGTACGCTTGGCATGGGAATCATCATTTAGCACAGATTAAGGGTTTGATAAACAGAATGAATTGGTAG
- a CDS encoding peroxiredoxin, which yields MATIRLGDVAPDFTVDSSMGMINLYDYLGDSWGILFSHPADFTPVCTTELGTAAKFKDEFDKRNVKMLALSVDSAASHAEWIKDINEVQNTEVNFPILADEDHKVSDLYDMIHPNANNTLTVRSVFIIAPDKTVKLILTYPASTGRNFYELVRVIDSLQLTAYHKVATPANWKNGDDVVVSPAIKTEDAKKIFTKGVEEIKPYLRMTPQPNI from the coding sequence ATGGCAACAATACGATTAGGAGATGTAGCTCCAGATTTTACAGTAGATAGCTCAATGGGTATGATTAATCTTTATGATTATTTAGGAGACTCTTGGGGTATACTTTTTTCTCATCCTGCAGATTTCACTCCAGTATGTACAACAGAATTAGGTACTGCAGCAAAATTTAAAGATGAATTTGACAAGCGTAATGTAAAGATGTTAGCTTTAAGCGTTGATAGTGCTGCTTCTCATGCTGAATGGATTAAAGACATTAATGAAGTACAAAATACAGAAGTAAATTTCCCGATTCTGGCAGATGAAGATCATAAAGTATCAGATTTGTATGATATGATTCACCCAAATGCCAATAATACATTAACGGTACGTTCGGTATTCATCATTGCACCAGATAAGACCGTTAAACTTATTTTAACTTATCCTGCATCAACAGGTCGTAATTTTTATGAATTAGTTCGTGTCATAGATTCATTACAATTAACCGCTTATCATAAAGTAGCCACACCTGCTAACTGGAAAAATGGAGATGACGTTGTTGTTAGTCCTGCTATTAAAACAGAGGATGCTAAAAAAATATTTACAAAAGGGGTAGAAGAGATTAAGCCCTATTTAAGAATGACACCACAGCCAAATATCTAG
- a CDS encoding cold-shock protein — translation MNKGTVKFFNDSKGFGFITEEGSSEDHFVHISGLVDEIREGDVVEFELQQGKKGLNAVNVRVL, via the coding sequence ATGAATAAAGGAACAGTAAAATTTTTCAATGATTCTAAAGGTTTTGGATTTATCACTGAAGAAGGCTCAAGCGAAGACCATTTTGTACACATCTCTGGTTTAGTAGATGAAATTCGCGAAGGTGATGTTGTAGAATTTGAATTACAACAAGGAAAAAAAGGATTGAACGCAGTAAACGTAAGAGTACTATAA
- a CDS encoding peptidylprolyl isomerase: MKDGIYAKFNTSKGEILVKLTHDKTPGTVGNFVALAEGNLENKVKPQGTPYYDGLKFHRVIPDFMVQGGCPQGTGTGDAGYKFDDEFHVDLKHDGPGVLSMANAGPGTNGSQFFITHIATPWLDNKHTVFGNVVEGQDIVDAIKQGDKIDSLEIVRVGAEAEAFNAVEAFRTFEGSRAKRIEEERAKKSSELDEISAGFEETESGLRYKIIQKGNGKKAEAGMQVSVHYEGSLINGTVFDSSYKRKEPIDFQVGVGQVIAGWDEGICLLQVGDKARFVIPSDLGYGSAGAGGVIPPDATLIFDVELMKIS, translated from the coding sequence ATGAAAGACGGAATCTACGCAAAATTCAATACTTCAAAAGGGGAGATTTTAGTAAAATTGACTCACGATAAAACACCTGGAACAGTAGGTAATTTTGTAGCCTTAGCTGAAGGTAATTTAGAGAATAAAGTAAAGCCTCAAGGAACACCATATTATGACGGACTTAAATTTCACAGAGTGATTCCTGATTTTATGGTTCAAGGTGGCTGTCCTCAAGGAACAGGAACAGGTGATGCTGGATATAAGTTTGATGATGAGTTTCATGTAGATTTGAAACATGATGGTCCTGGAGTCTTGTCAATGGCAAATGCAGGTCCTGGAACCAACGGTAGTCAGTTTTTTATTACGCATATAGCTACTCCTTGGTTAGATAATAAACATACTGTTTTTGGTAATGTTGTAGAAGGACAGGATATTGTTGATGCTATTAAGCAAGGTGATAAGATAGACTCTTTAGAAATTGTTAGAGTAGGGGCAGAAGCAGAAGCATTTAATGCAGTTGAAGCTTTTAGAACTTTTGAAGGATCTAGAGCAAAAAGAATAGAAGAAGAAAGAGCAAAAAAATCATCTGAATTGGATGAGATTTCTGCTGGTTTTGAAGAAACAGAAAGTGGTTTACGTTATAAAATCATTCAAAAAGGGAATGGTAAAAAAGCAGAAGCAGGAATGCAAGTTTCTGTTCATTATGAAGGATCTTTAATTAACGGAACCGTTTTTGATTCTTCTTATAAGAGAAAAGAACCAATAGATTTTCAAGTTGGTGTTGGTCAAGTAATCGCAGGATGGGATGAAGGTATTTGCTTATTACAAGTGGGTGATAAGGCAAGATTTGTTATCCCTTCAGATTTAGGATACGGTAGTGCAGGAGCAGGAGGAGTAATACCACCAGATGCTACACTAATTTTTGATGTAGAATTAATGAAAATTAGCTAA
- a CDS encoding M13 family metallopeptidase produces MKNKIIIALLGICLTYSCKNKKSETAAKEPSRGIILANMDTTISPKTNFYEFVNGNWLKNTKIPEDRSSWGGFSVLRKSTDADVLKIIAKAKESNTYAPTTDQAKALFIFDSKLDTVSRDKLGIAPLQPTIDAIKNVKNIVELQTLLATNPVASAPFMSISTFANLGDSKMNAVYLGENGLGLPDRDYYLDQDSKSKEIREKYVEHISKMLQILGENVEIANASAVKILAMETTLAEPRLDKVASRDARNFNNPKTIQEAQSLIPAISLKKLMDDMGIKKQVDTLIVTQPKYIQQLNNFLEKTPLEDIKTLVIWDTFNSAAGRLTTEIETIDWEFYSKYLSGDQKQRPADERALATVNNTVGEALGQLYVDEMFPPEAKAKAETMIHNIIAAFQSRIKVLDWMSDSTKIKAIEKLDKFTVKIGYPDKWEDYSTMDVKKEDSYFDNMTAIQEWGKAKNLAKIGEPVDRTEWGMSPQTVNAYFNPLNNEIVFPAAILQPPFYDYLADDAVNYGGIGAVIGHEISHAFDDSGARFDANGNLSNWWTDEDLAKFTDRSGALADQYDQIEVLDSVHINGKFTLGENIGDLGGVLGAYDGLQQYFKENGKPDPIDGFTAEQRFFMSWATVWRTLSREDALRTQIKTDPHSPGKYRATQPLQNIDAFYEAFSIKPGDSMYLAPENRVRIW; encoded by the coding sequence ATGAAAAACAAAATTATTATTGCTCTTTTAGGAATTTGTCTAACATATTCTTGTAAGAATAAAAAATCTGAAACAGCGGCTAAAGAACCCTCAAGAGGTATTATTTTAGCTAATATGGACACCACTATAAGTCCAAAAACAAATTTCTATGAGTTTGTAAATGGTAATTGGTTAAAGAATACAAAAATACCAGAAGATAGATCAAGTTGGGGAGGCTTTAGTGTCTTAAGAAAATCTACAGATGCAGATGTGCTAAAAATTATAGCGAAAGCTAAAGAAAGTAATACCTATGCTCCTACCACTGATCAAGCTAAAGCGCTATTTATTTTTGATTCTAAATTGGATACTGTATCAAGAGATAAATTAGGTATTGCTCCCTTGCAGCCAACTATAGACGCAATTAAAAACGTAAAAAATATAGTGGAATTACAAACATTATTAGCTACAAATCCAGTAGCAAGCGCTCCATTTATGAGTATTAGTACTTTTGCTAATTTGGGTGATAGTAAAATGAATGCTGTTTATTTAGGAGAGAATGGCTTAGGATTACCAGATCGTGATTATTATTTAGATCAAGATTCAAAATCTAAAGAAATTCGTGAAAAATATGTGGAACATATTTCAAAAATGCTTCAAATTTTAGGGGAAAATGTAGAAATAGCCAATGCATCCGCTGTCAAAATTCTGGCTATGGAAACTACATTAGCAGAGCCAAGATTGGATAAAGTAGCAAGTCGTGATGCTCGTAATTTTAACAATCCCAAAACTATTCAAGAAGCACAAAGTCTTATTCCTGCGATCAGTCTTAAGAAATTGATGGATGATATGGGAATAAAAAAACAAGTGGATACTCTTATTGTAACGCAACCTAAGTATATACAGCAATTAAATAATTTTTTAGAAAAGACACCTTTAGAAGATATAAAAACTCTTGTTATTTGGGATACCTTTAATAGTGCTGCAGGTAGGTTAACAACAGAAATAGAAACTATAGATTGGGAATTCTATAGTAAATACTTAAGTGGAGACCAAAAGCAAAGACCTGCAGATGAAAGAGCGTTAGCTACCGTAAATAATACTGTAGGTGAAGCTTTAGGGCAATTATATGTTGATGAGATGTTTCCGCCAGAAGCCAAAGCGAAAGCAGAAACAATGATTCACAATATTATTGCTGCTTTTCAATCCCGTATTAAAGTGCTAGATTGGATGAGTGATTCTACAAAAATAAAGGCGATAGAGAAACTAGACAAATTCACTGTAAAAATTGGTTATCCTGATAAGTGGGAAGACTACTCTACAATGGACGTTAAGAAGGAAGATAGTTATTTTGATAATATGACTGCAATTCAAGAATGGGGAAAAGCTAAAAATTTAGCTAAAATAGGCGAACCTGTTGATCGTACAGAATGGGGGATGTCTCCGCAAACGGTGAATGCTTATTTTAATCCATTAAATAATGAAATAGTTTTTCCTGCAGCAATTTTACAACCTCCATTTTATGATTACTTGGCAGATGACGCTGTTAATTATGGTGGTATAGGGGCTGTTATTGGTCATGAAATATCTCACGCTTTTGATGATAGTGGAGCTCGTTTTGATGCCAACGGTAATCTTTCAAACTGGTGGACAGATGAAGACTTAGCAAAGTTTACCGATCGTAGTGGCGCTTTGGCTGATCAATATGATCAAATTGAAGTTCTTGATAGTGTACATATTAATGGTAAGTTTACTTTAGGAGAAAACATTGGAGATCTTGGTGGTGTTCTTGGTGCTTATGACGGATTGCAACAATATTTTAAAGAAAATGGTAAGCCAGATCCAATTGATGGGTTTACTGCGGAACAACGCTTCTTTATGTCTTGGGCAACTGTATGGCGTACCTTATCAAGGGAAGATGCTTTGCGTACACAGATAAAAACAGATCCACATTCGCCTGGAAAATATAGAGCTACGCAACCTCTTCAAAATATTGATGCTTTTTATGAGGCATTTAGTATTAAGCCAGGAGATTCTATGTATCTGGCACCAGAAAATAGAGTAAGAATTTGGTAA
- a CDS encoding M20/M25/M40 family metallo-hydrolase: MKKVIYFLSLFIITAVSAQKTDEEQLKDIYDAALTKSKAYDWLNYLSNQIGGRLSGSVQAQQAVDYTKLQLDELGLDKVWLQPVMVPKWNRGLPEFAYFESDPGVTTNVPICALGGSVATPLGGLKANVVEVKSLDDLAILGKQRLEGRIVFFNRPMDPTNISTFDAYSGCVDQRYAGAAEAAKYGAVGIIVRSMNLRLDDLPHTGTMSYGDLAINKRIPAAAISTNAADLLSLSLRLNPDISFYFKQNCEQFDDVQSYNVIGEIKGTTTPEEIMVVGGHLDSWDLGDGSHDDGAGCVQSMEVLHLLKESGYKPKRTIRVVLFMNEENGLRGGNKYAEVAKSKKEKHVFALESDSGGFTPRGFSFDCSEENFIQVQSWKPLFEPYLIHMFVKGHSGADIGPLKDDQMVLAGLRPDSQRYFDHHHAANDTFEHVNKRELELGAASMASLIYLFDKYGVIAAK; encoded by the coding sequence ATGAAGAAGGTAATTTATTTTTTAAGTTTATTTATTATAACAGCGGTGTCTGCCCAGAAGACAGATGAGGAACAATTAAAAGATATTTATGATGCTGCGCTTACAAAAAGTAAGGCTTATGATTGGTTAAATTACCTTTCTAATCAAATAGGAGGTAGGTTATCTGGATCAGTACAAGCGCAACAGGCTGTAGATTACACTAAATTACAATTAGATGAGTTAGGGTTAGATAAGGTATGGTTGCAACCAGTTATGGTTCCAAAATGGAATCGTGGTTTACCTGAATTTGCTTATTTTGAATCAGATCCGGGTGTAACTACAAATGTTCCTATTTGTGCTTTGGGTGGTTCTGTAGCAACACCGCTTGGTGGTTTAAAGGCGAATGTTGTAGAGGTCAAAAGCTTAGATGACTTGGCTATTTTAGGTAAGCAGAGATTGGAAGGGAGAATAGTATTTTTTAATCGCCCTATGGATCCTACTAATATTAGCACTTTTGACGCATATTCAGGTTGTGTAGATCAACGCTATGCTGGTGCTGCTGAGGCTGCAAAATATGGAGCAGTTGGTATTATAGTAAGGTCGATGAATCTTCGGTTAGATGATTTACCACATACAGGCACTATGAGTTATGGTGATTTAGCTATAAATAAGCGTATACCTGCGGCAGCAATTAGTACAAATGCGGCAGATTTATTGAGTCTTTCATTACGGTTAAATCCCGATATCAGTTTTTACTTTAAACAAAACTGTGAGCAATTTGATGATGTACAATCTTATAACGTAATTGGAGAAATAAAAGGAACAACTACTCCTGAAGAAATAATGGTCGTTGGTGGGCATTTAGATTCTTGGGATTTGGGAGATGGTTCTCATGATGATGGGGCAGGTTGTGTACAAAGTATGGAAGTACTTCACTTGCTGAAAGAGTCTGGTTACAAACCTAAGAGAACTATTCGAGTAGTTTTATTTATGAATGAAGAAAATGGATTGCGCGGCGGTAATAAATATGCTGAAGTAGCTAAATCAAAGAAAGAAAAACATGTCTTTGCGTTAGAGAGCGATTCAGGAGGATTTACACCAAGGGGTTTTTCGTTTGATTGTTCGGAAGAAAACTTCATTCAGGTACAATCTTGGAAGCCTTTATTTGAGCCTTACCTAATTCATATGTTCGTTAAAGGCCATAGCGGAGCAGATATCGGCCCATTAAAAGATGATCAAATGGTTTTAGCAGGATTGCGTCCAGATTCTCAACGCTATTTTGATCATCACCATGCTGCAAATGATACTTTTGAACATGTAAATAAAAGAGAACTTGAATTAGGAGCTGCATCAATGGCTAGCTTAATTTATCTTTTTGATAAATATGGTGTAATTGCCGCTAAATAA
- a CDS encoding PPK2 family polyphosphate kinase has translation MNKIDIDSYRVKESITLNTAATFENFDADDAKLKKKLEKIRRELGEFQDVLYAHGKYSVLMCLQGMDTSGKDSLIREVFKDFNARGVVVHSFKVPTALELKHDFLWRHYIALPAKGKVGVFNRTHYENVLVTRVHPEYVMGEHIPGIHKVADLNDAFWEKRFEQINNFEKHIAANGTIIFKFFLHLSKEEQRQRLLRRLNLKRKNWKFSPGDLKERKLWDRYQECYEDAINKTSKTHAPWFVIPADNKKAARLIVAETMLQELKKYKDIKEPELDDKIKANLEDYKNQLEKE, from the coding sequence ATGAATAAAATTGATATTGATTCTTACCGAGTTAAAGAATCCATTACGTTAAATACAGCTGCAACCTTTGAAAATTTTGATGCAGATGATGCCAAGCTCAAAAAAAAACTTGAAAAAATCAGAAGAGAATTGGGGGAGTTTCAAGATGTACTATATGCACATGGAAAGTATAGTGTTTTAATGTGTTTGCAAGGAATGGATACTTCTGGTAAAGACAGTCTTATCCGCGAGGTTTTTAAAGATTTTAATGCAAGAGGCGTTGTTGTTCATAGTTTTAAGGTGCCTACAGCATTAGAATTAAAACATGATTTTTTATGGCGTCATTACATAGCACTTCCGGCAAAAGGTAAGGTAGGTGTCTTTAATCGTACGCACTATGAAAATGTACTAGTCACTAGGGTGCACCCAGAATATGTTATGGGAGAACACATCCCTGGAATTCATAAAGTAGCTGATTTAAACGATGCTTTTTGGGAAAAACGCTTTGAACAAATTAATAATTTCGAAAAACATATTGCTGCAAACGGAACTATAATTTTTAAATTTTTCCTGCATTTATCCAAAGAAGAACAGCGGCAACGGTTGTTGCGAAGACTAAACTTAAAACGTAAGAATTGGAAGTTTTCTCCAGGTGATTTAAAAGAGAGAAAACTATGGGATAGGTATCAAGAATGTTATGAAGATGCTATAAATAAAACGTCTAAAACACATGCGCCTTGGTTTGTAATTCCTGCTGATAATAAAAAGGCAGCTCGGTTAATCGTTGCAGAAACCATGCTACAAGAGTTAAAAAAATACAAAGATATTAAAGAACCAGAATTAGATGATAAAATTAAGGCTAATTTAGAGGATTATAAAAATCAATTGGAAAAGGAATAA
- a CDS encoding sigma-54-dependent transcriptional regulator, whose protein sequence is MSRILVIEDEAAIRRVLVKILSEESDTYTVEEAEDGLKGLEAVKKEDYDLVLCDIKMPKMDGVEVLEAAKKIKPEIPFIMISGHGDLDTAVNTMRLGAFDYISKPPDLNRLLTTVRNALDRKELVVENKILKKKVSKNYEMVGESEAIDVIKDMIEKVAPTDARVLITGPNGTGKELVAHWVHEKSQRSSAPFIEVNCAAIPSELIESELFGHVKGAFTSAVKDRAGKFEAANNGTIFLDEIGDMSLSAQAKVLRALQENKIARVGSDKDIKVNVRVVAATNKNLKKEIEEGNFREDLYHRLAVILIKVPALNERRDDIPLLINHFASKIASEHGTAVKTFSSKAIELLQEYDWTGNIRELRNVVERLIILGNTEVDASDVKLFASK, encoded by the coding sequence ATGTCTAGAATATTAGTTATTGAAGATGAAGCGGCTATTAGAAGAGTTTTAGTTAAAATTTTATCGGAAGAAAGTGATACCTATACGGTAGAAGAAGCAGAAGATGGCTTAAAAGGTCTTGAAGCAGTCAAAAAAGAAGATTACGACTTGGTGCTTTGTGATATTAAAATGCCAAAAATGGACGGTGTAGAAGTGTTGGAAGCCGCAAAAAAAATAAAACCAGAAATTCCTTTCATTATGATTTCCGGTCATGGAGATTTAGATACAGCTGTAAATACAATGCGCTTAGGTGCGTTTGATTATATTTCAAAACCGCCAGATTTAAATAGGTTGTTAACTACAGTTCGGAATGCTTTAGATAGAAAAGAATTAGTAGTAGAGAATAAAATATTAAAAAAGAAGGTATCTAAAAATTATGAAATGGTGGGCGAAAGTGAAGCTATTGATGTGATTAAAGATATGATAGAAAAAGTTGCCCCTACAGATGCTCGTGTATTAATTACAGGACCAAATGGTACGGGTAAAGAGTTGGTGGCACACTGGGTTCATGAGAAAAGTCAAAGAAGTAGTGCGCCATTTATAGAAGTGAATTGTGCAGCGATACCATCTGAATTAATAGAAAGTGAATTATTTGGTCATGTAAAAGGTGCTTTTACTTCTGCTGTTAAAGATAGAGCTGGTAAATTTGAAGCGGCCAATAATGGAACTATATTTTTAGATGAAATTGGCGATATGAGCCTTTCTGCGCAGGCAAAAGTGCTTAGGGCTTTACAAGAAAATAAAATAGCAAGAGTTGGATCAGATAAAGATATTAAAGTAAATGTGCGTGTTGTTGCAGCGACCAATAAAAATCTAAAAAAAGAAATAGAAGAAGGTAATTTTAGAGAAGATTTATACCATCGTTTAGCAGTAATCTTAATAAAGGTACCAGCCTTAAACGAAAGAAGAGATGATATTCCTTTACTGATCAATCATTTTGCGTCTAAAATAGCATCAGAACATGGAACTGCGGTTAAAACATTTTCAAGTAAAGCTATTGAGTTACTTCAAGAATATGATTGGACGGGTAATATACGTGAATTAAGAAATGTCGTAGAACGACTAATTATACTTGGTAATACGGAAGTAGATGCCTCTGACGTAAAATTATTTGCTAGTAAATAA